Proteins co-encoded in one Erinaceus europaeus chromosome X, mEriEur2.1, whole genome shotgun sequence genomic window:
- the SMIM10L2B gene encoding small integral membrane protein 10-like protein 2B: MAASAALSAAAAAAALSGLAVRLSRSAAFRGGGGGSYGAFCKGLTRTLLTFFDLAWRVRLNFPYFYVVASVMFNVRLQVRIE, from the coding sequence ATGGCGGCATCGGCGGCGCTgtcggcggcggcggctgcagcGGCGCTGTCGGGCCTGGCGGTGCGTCTGTCGCGCTCGGCGGCTTtccgaggcggcggcggcggctcctaTGGCGCCTTCTGCAAGGGGCTGACGCGCACGCTGCTCACCTTCTTCGACCTGGCGTGGCGGGTGCGCCTCAACTTCCCCTACTTCTACGTCGTGGCGTCCGTCATGTTCAACGTGCGCCTGCAGGTGCGCATCGAgtga